In a single window of the Streptococcus ilei genome:
- a CDS encoding TrmH family RNA methyltransferase codes for MNIITSKSNNGIKKVKKLHQKKYRTDSYLIEGWHLYEEAVNHQAPIEQVFVLEEFVDKIKIDAKVSIVSPEVLAEISDSKSPQGIVAEVKINPIHHLQLTQGRYLLLEDVQDPGNVGTMIRTADAAGFDGVFLTDQSADLYNMKTLRSMQGSHFHLPVIRLNREQLLTGIKESQLPIYATTLSKDSVDYKKVEKVPAFVLVMGNEGQGISDQMAEKADQLIHISMPGQAESLNVAVAAGILMFSMI; via the coding sequence ATGAATATTATAACCTCTAAGTCCAATAATGGGATTAAAAAAGTTAAAAAACTTCATCAAAAAAAATACAGAACAGACTCCTACCTCATCGAAGGATGGCATCTTTATGAAGAAGCTGTCAATCATCAGGCACCGATTGAACAAGTCTTTGTTTTGGAAGAGTTTGTAGATAAGATCAAGATAGATGCGAAGGTGTCCATCGTATCTCCTGAGGTTTTAGCAGAAATTTCTGATTCAAAAAGTCCTCAAGGAATTGTGGCTGAAGTCAAGATAAATCCGATCCACCATCTTCAGCTGACCCAAGGAAGGTATTTGTTGTTAGAGGATGTCCAAGATCCAGGCAATGTTGGAACCATGATTCGGACTGCTGATGCAGCAGGCTTTGACGGAGTGTTTTTAACCGATCAATCTGCGGATTTGTATAATATGAAAACCTTGCGCTCCATGCAGGGAAGTCATTTTCATCTTCCTGTTATCCGTTTAAACAGAGAGCAACTCTTGACAGGTATTAAAGAGAGCCAGCTCCCCATCTATGCGACCACCTTATCCAAGGACTCCGTTGACTATAAGAAAGTGGAAAAAGTCCCTGCTTTTGTGCTGGTCATGGGGAATGAAGGACAAGGTATTAGTGACCAGATGGCTGAGAAGGCAGATCAGCTGATTCATATCTCGATGCCGGGTCAAGCAGAAAGTCTGAATGTCGCAGTTGCAGCAGGGATTTTAATGTTTTCTATGATTTAA
- a CDS encoding acylphosphatase — protein sequence MQKVEMTAQGRVQGVGFRWGVYSLALEIGGITGRVWNNDDGTVTILAACEDNALMAKFIQEIRKGPTPFSKVSYLDVHLANFEPYKDFKISN from the coding sequence ATGCAAAAAGTTGAAATGACAGCCCAAGGTCGGGTCCAAGGTGTTGGCTTTCGCTGGGGAGTTTATAGCTTAGCATTAGAAATCGGAGGCATTACAGGTCGGGTCTGGAACAATGATGACGGCACAGTCACTATCCTTGCCGCCTGTGAAGACAATGCCCTCATGGCCAAATTTATCCAAGAAATACGAAAAGGTCCTACTCCTTTTTCCAAAGTTTCTTATCTGGACGTCCATCTGGCAAACTTCGAACCCTACAAAGATTTTAAAATTTCAAATTAA
- the yidC gene encoding membrane protein insertase YidC: MKKYKRYLLAALSLSALLLLTGCVSIDKTTKQPTGFVWNLIGKPMGEAINFFATDLGLGFGLGIILVTVIVRIIIFPLGIYQSWKATYQSEKMNYLKPIFAPIQERIKNAETQEEKLLANSELMNAQKENGVSPFGGIGCLPLLIQMPFFSALYFAAQYTPGVNKSSFLGIDLGSKSLALTLVVAVLYYIQSMLSLHGIEDETQRETMKKTALMSPIMIAVFSLMAPAGVTLYWVVGGFVQIIQQFVINYLIRPRLRKQVAEEYKNNPPKAPASNGRRVKKDITPTNPANAHRSLPTNGNKKRNAGKQRKRN; this comes from the coding sequence GTGAAAAAATATAAACGTTATCTACTTGCAGCCCTCAGCTTGTCTGCCCTCCTCCTCTTAACGGGATGTGTCAGCATTGACAAGACGACCAAACAACCGACCGGTTTCGTCTGGAATCTCATTGGAAAACCAATGGGAGAAGCCATCAATTTCTTTGCGACGGATCTTGGACTTGGCTTTGGTTTAGGGATTATCCTAGTAACCGTAATCGTTCGAATCATCATCTTCCCTCTAGGTATTTATCAATCTTGGAAGGCAACCTACCAATCAGAAAAGATGAACTACCTCAAACCGATCTTTGCACCGATTCAAGAACGCATCAAAAATGCAGAGACTCAAGAAGAAAAACTTCTTGCCAACTCTGAATTGATGAATGCCCAAAAAGAAAACGGCGTCAGCCCATTCGGCGGTATTGGATGCTTGCCCTTGTTGATTCAAATGCCATTCTTCTCAGCTCTTTATTTTGCAGCTCAATATACTCCAGGAGTCAACAAGAGCAGTTTCCTTGGCATTGATCTCGGTTCAAAAAGTCTGGCTTTAACCTTAGTTGTTGCTGTTCTTTACTACATTCAAAGCATGCTCTCTCTCCATGGTATCGAAGATGAAACCCAAAGAGAAACTATGAAGAAAACGGCTCTCATGAGTCCAATTATGATTGCAGTCTTCTCTTTGATGGCACCAGCTGGTGTAACCCTCTACTGGGTAGTCGGTGGTTTTGTACAAATTATTCAACAATTTGTCATCAACTACCTCATCCGTCCAAGATTGCGGAAACAAGTTGCAGAGGAATATAAAAACAATCCTCCAAAAGCTCCAGCATCCAATGGACGTCGCGTTAAAAAGGATATCACACCTACCAATCCAGCCAACGCTCATCGTTCCCTTCCAACTAACGGAAACAAAAAACGAAATGCTGGAAAACAACGCAAGCGTAACTAA
- the greA gene encoding transcription elongation factor GreA, translating into MAEKTYPMTLAEKQKLELELEELKLVRRPEVVERIKIARSYGDLSENSEYEAAKDEQAFVEGQISSLETKIRYAEIVDSDAVAVDEVAIGKTVTVQEIGEDEEEVYIIVGSAGADAFAGKISNESPIGHALIGNKTGDTVTIETPAGSYQVKILNVEKTE; encoded by the coding sequence ATGGCAGAAAAAACCTATCCAATGACCCTTGCTGAAAAGCAAAAGTTAGAACTTGAATTAGAAGAATTGAAATTAGTTCGTCGTCCAGAAGTTGTAGAGCGGATTAAAATTGCTCGTTCATACGGAGACCTTTCAGAAAACAGTGAATACGAAGCAGCTAAAGACGAACAGGCTTTTGTTGAAGGGCAAATCTCCAGCCTAGAAACAAAGATTCGCTATGCTGAAATTGTAGATAGTGATGCTGTCGCTGTTGATGAAGTAGCGATCGGAAAAACTGTCACTGTGCAAGAAATTGGTGAAGACGAAGAAGAAGTTTACATTATTGTTGGTTCAGCGGGAGCGGATGCTTTTGCTGGTAAGATATCAAATGAAAGTCCAATTGGTCATGCCTTAATTGGTAATAAAACAGGGGATACTGTGACGATTGAAACTCCAGCAGGAAGCTACCAAGTGAAAATCTTGAACGTTGAAAAAACAGAATAA
- the mltG gene encoding endolytic transglycosylase MltG — translation MLRIMTRGVKYLTDNQQENEKLLSFKERILRDLEEANKQIVQVEKEYDLPVQEISSPENKEEETEGSLPELVSEESEVQDKVEIPEEAEVPEVTEIPDLKGREDETQEETPLPVQEPTREPEVSSQPVKVSKKETPVSSVSRKDRDQRVQKKKKQNTIAKRIVLTVLGILFVLMVATGIFAVTYVRSNLNAMDVKSTEFVTVEIPAGSSNREIGTILEKKGLIKNGQFFNYYTKFKNYGNFQSGYFNLQKSMDLETIIQKLQEQGTKTPEPPVLGKITIPEGYTIDQIAQVVSVDASSKSGAKTPYTQEEFLKVIQDDAFIEKMVAKYPKLLATLPSKESGVRYRLEGYLFPATYGYGKDSKMEDLVDQMLAAMDQNLSAYYDTMEAKNIDVNEALTLASLIEKEGATDKDRKDIASVFYNRLNQDMPLQSNIAILYAQGQLGKKTTLKEDATIDTNIDSPYNIYKNTGLMPGPVDSPGLSAIEAAVNPSKTDYLYFVANVETGEVYFAKTFEEHTKNVEEHVNSKLTESSSN, via the coding sequence ATATTAAGGATTATGACAAGGGGGGTCAAGTATTTGACTGATAACCAACAAGAGAATGAAAAATTATTAAGCTTTAAAGAGCGGATTCTCCGTGATCTTGAAGAAGCAAATAAGCAGATTGTACAGGTTGAAAAAGAATATGATTTACCTGTTCAAGAAATCTCTAGTCCAGAAAACAAAGAAGAAGAGACGGAAGGATCACTTCCTGAACTTGTGTCAGAAGAGTCCGAAGTTCAGGACAAAGTAGAAATTCCAGAGGAAGCAGAAGTACCAGAAGTTACGGAAATTCCCGACCTTAAAGGTAGAGAAGATGAAACTCAAGAAGAAACACCTCTACCAGTTCAAGAGCCAACTCGAGAACCAGAAGTCTCAAGTCAGCCCGTAAAAGTTTCGAAAAAAGAAACCCCGGTATCTAGTGTTTCGCGCAAGGATCGTGACCAACGTGTTCAGAAAAAGAAAAAACAGAATACTATTGCTAAACGAATCGTCTTGACGGTTCTAGGAATTCTTTTTGTCTTAATGGTTGCAACTGGAATTTTCGCAGTGACCTATGTTCGATCTAACTTAAATGCAATGGATGTCAAGTCTACAGAGTTTGTAACCGTTGAAATTCCTGCTGGATCTAGCAATCGTGAAATTGGGACTATCTTGGAGAAAAAAGGCTTGATTAAGAATGGTCAGTTCTTCAACTATTACACCAAGTTTAAGAATTATGGAAACTTCCAATCCGGTTATTTCAATCTACAAAAGAGTATGGATCTAGAGACCATTATTCAAAAATTGCAAGAGCAAGGGACCAAAACTCCGGAACCACCGGTCTTAGGAAAAATTACGATTCCTGAGGGCTACACAATTGATCAAATCGCGCAAGTGGTTTCTGTGGATGCTAGTTCTAAATCTGGTGCCAAGACTCCATATACGCAAGAAGAATTCTTAAAAGTAATCCAAGATGATGCTTTTATTGAAAAGATGGTAGCCAAATATCCTAAGTTACTAGCAACCTTACCGTCCAAAGAAAGTGGGGTACGCTATCGCTTAGAGGGCTATCTCTTCCCAGCTACTTACGGCTATGGAAAAGATAGTAAAATGGAAGATCTTGTGGACCAAATGTTAGCTGCAATGGACCAAAATCTTTCAGCCTACTATGACACTATGGAAGCTAAAAACATTGATGTCAATGAGGCATTGACTCTGGCTTCTTTGATTGAAAAAGAAGGCGCTACAGATAAAGACCGCAAGGATATTGCCAGTGTCTTTTATAACCGTTTGAATCAAGATATGCCTCTTCAAAGTAATATTGCCATCTTGTACGCACAAGGTCAATTAGGCAAGAAGACGACTCTGAAAGAAGACGCAACGATTGACACCAATATTGATTCACCTTATAATATCTACAAGAATACTGGTTTGATGCCTGGTCCAGTAGATAGTCCAGGGCTCTCTGCAATTGAAGCAGCCGTCAACCCAAGCAAGACAGACTACCTCTACTTTGTCGCAAATGTAGAGACAGGGGAAGTCTATTTTGCGAAAACTTTTGAGGAACACACTAAAAACGTGGAAGAACACGTGAATAGCAAATTAACAGAAAGCAGCTCAAACTAA
- a CDS encoding GNAT family N-acetyltransferase, with translation MNIRRATIDDLEAILAIELENFSPEEAIDETVLAKHIESFHNSFLVAEKDGQLLGYLEGPVTQKRYVDDRSFTVDVRDESHLAGGFITITSLSIAQSAQGLGVGKALLETMKRVALEEGREGISLTCHDYLIEYYERNGFVNEGRSASNYAGEVWYDLVWEVPSSK, from the coding sequence ATGAACATTCGTCGTGCAACTATTGATGATTTAGAAGCCATTCTTGCCATAGAACTGGAAAATTTTAGTCCAGAAGAAGCAATAGATGAGACAGTGCTTGCCAAACATATCGAATCGTTTCATAATAGCTTTTTAGTGGCTGAAAAGGATGGCCAGCTCCTAGGCTATCTAGAAGGACCAGTTACTCAAAAGAGATATGTGGATGACCGTTCTTTTACAGTGGATGTAAGGGATGAGTCGCATCTAGCAGGAGGTTTTATTACCATTACAAGTCTTTCGATAGCTCAGTCTGCACAAGGCTTAGGGGTTGGGAAAGCCCTGCTTGAGACCATGAAGAGGGTTGCTTTAGAAGAAGGACGGGAAGGGATCAGCCTGACCTGTCATGATTACTTGATTGAGTATTATGAAAGGAACGGCTTTGTAAACGAAGGTCGCTCGGCCTCTAACTATGCTGGGGAAGTCTGGTACGATTTAGTATGGGAGGTCCCATCAAGTAAGTAA
- a CDS encoding GNAT family N-acetyltransferase, whose translation MQPNLRIRFAKEIDWDEIEQITSQNFSFQSAKRQELNGFRTLVLEFEEQVIGSCLIQTEDQLENPSLKLLWLEILPNFRKQGFGTLLLASLKSLVAQESLLGIHVLCQEELIPYFEMNDFQLEIGDNEEGVEGYQLSWCLSL comes from the coding sequence ATGCAACCAAACCTTAGGATTCGGTTTGCTAAAGAAATTGATTGGGATGAGATCGAACAGATCACGTCCCAAAATTTTTCTTTTCAAAGTGCTAAACGACAAGAACTGAACGGATTCAGGACCCTGGTCTTGGAATTTGAAGAGCAAGTGATTGGGAGTTGCCTGATTCAAACAGAGGATCAGCTCGAAAATCCCTCTTTAAAATTATTGTGGTTGGAAATTCTTCCAAACTTTAGAAAACAAGGTTTTGGTACCTTGTTACTGGCCTCACTCAAGTCTCTTGTAGCTCAAGAATCCTTGTTAGGAATTCATGTGCTCTGCCAGGAAGAACTGATTCCGTATTTTGAAATGAATGATTTCCAACTAGAGATAGGGGATAACGAAGAAGGAGTTGAGGGCTATCAACTAAGTTGGTGCCTGTCCCTATAG
- the murC gene encoding UDP-N-acetylmuramate--L-alanine ligase has translation MSKTFHFIGIKGAGMSALALMLHQMGHTVQGSDVEKYYFTQRGLEQAGITILPFSEENLTGDQILIAGNAFKPENNVEIAYADAQGYTYQRYHEFLGEFMRDFVSMGVAGAHGKTSTTGILSHVLSNITDTSYLIGDGTGRGSKGAKYFVFESDEYERHFMPYHPEYSIITNIDFDHPDYFTGLEDVFNAFNDYAKQISKALFIYGEDPELRRITANAPIYYYGFEEEGNDFVASDLLRSTTGSTFTVHFRGEDLGQFQIPSFGRHNIMNATAVVGLLYIAGFDLDLVREHLKTFGGVKRRFTEKIVNDTVIIDDFAHHPTEIIATLDAARQKYPSKEIVAVFQPHTFTRTIALLDEFADALNQADAVYLAQIYGSAREVDHGDVKVEDLEAKIIKKSGVITAENVSPLLDHDNAVYVFMGAGDIQTYEYSFERLLGNLTNNVQ, from the coding sequence ATGTCAAAAACATTTCATTTTATCGGAATAAAAGGAGCAGGTATGAGCGCCTTGGCTCTGATGCTCCATCAGATGGGACACACTGTACAAGGATCTGATGTGGAGAAATACTACTTTACACAAAGAGGTTTAGAGCAGGCAGGGATTACCATTTTACCATTCAGTGAAGAAAATCTTACCGGTGATCAAATCTTGATCGCAGGGAATGCGTTTAAACCTGAAAATAATGTAGAGATTGCTTATGCAGATGCTCAAGGCTACACCTATCAACGCTACCATGAATTCTTGGGTGAATTTATGCGTGATTTTGTCAGCATGGGAGTAGCAGGAGCTCACGGGAAAACTTCTACTACAGGGATTTTGTCCCATGTCTTGTCTAATATCACAGATACCAGCTATTTGATTGGTGATGGAACTGGCCGTGGTTCCAAAGGTGCTAAGTACTTTGTCTTTGAATCAGACGAGTACGAACGTCACTTTATGCCTTACCACCCAGAGTATTCGATTATCACCAATATTGATTTTGACCATCCTGACTACTTTACTGGCCTAGAAGATGTCTTTAATGCCTTCAATGATTATGCCAAACAAATCTCCAAAGCCTTGTTCATCTATGGGGAAGATCCTGAGCTTCGTCGGATTACAGCTAATGCCCCAATCTATTACTATGGCTTTGAAGAAGAGGGCAATGATTTTGTAGCCAGTGATCTCTTGCGTTCTACTACTGGATCAACCTTTACTGTTCACTTCCGTGGAGAAGATTTGGGACAGTTCCAAATCCCATCCTTCGGACGTCACAATATCATGAATGCTACAGCGGTCGTTGGTTTGCTTTATATCGCTGGATTCGATCTTGATTTAGTTCGGGAACACTTAAAAACATTTGGCGGGGTCAAACGTCGCTTTACAGAAAAGATTGTCAACGATACCGTCATCATTGATGACTTTGCCCACCATCCAACTGAAATCATTGCTACTTTGGATGCGGCACGTCAAAAGTATCCAAGTAAGGAAATCGTAGCGGTCTTCCAACCTCATACCTTTACTCGGACGATTGCTCTCTTGGATGAATTTGCGGATGCCTTGAACCAGGCCGATGCAGTTTACTTGGCACAGATTTATGGATCAGCCCGTGAAGTGGATCATGGGGATGTAAAAGTGGAAGATCTAGAAGCGAAAATCATCAAGAAATCAGGTGTGATTACAGCTGAAAACGTTTCTCCACTCTTGGATCATGACAATGCTGTCTATGTCTTCATGGGAGCAGGAGATATCCAGACCTATGAATATTCATTTGAACGTTTACTTGGGAACTTGACCAATAACGTTCAATAA
- a CDS encoding DEAD/DEAH box helicase encodes MAKLIPGKIRSEGILLYENGKVTLQEMKNQYLYFRIDNDSLRYSLDDQAIFCSCDFFQKKKFCVHLAAGEAFLKNDEKGKELLLGLEQYATESQETKEKVSFGSLFLDQVLPKIESKEIRFGLSATGHVDDYSGQFLWTLRIYRRPDERTYVVRDVVAFLQAIRKQSHFAIGKSYYEPISYAAFDPESRALIRFLEGLLSGDTVHDALFFPNGGRHLYFPMSFFEEAVQLLMDLPSFTLEVGMDTYQEVFFQELQEDSGLFSFQVVEMKEFIELQVQVASYKMVEGRFLLVNGHFYQISPLQKILIEAVQSLPLSSDQKRHVQFDLSDQTKLTYSLEQFRKIGEVKAPSNFYIHDFQPHFTFDLSEQGEVLLEVAFVYEDCIVCSDQELKNLPYSSNFDKERLVFETILAAGFTNHFQTKRSPLLPKQIYPFFQQTLPLFEQLGEVDASEKLLDLYQVEKPKIDIQTSGRLLEIGFEFDSIDPSEVDQVMSALIEKNDYYISQTGKVLIFDEETKRISQTLLNLRAKKTKTGQLQTNRIAAFQLSQLFETADNVRFSEEFRHLAHDLIHPEQFPLGKLQVTAKLRDYQELGVRWLSMLNHYGFGGILADDMGLGKTLQTIAFLSSVVTADSKILILAPSSLIYNWKEEFEKFAPQMKVEVIYGLKASRDEIIASNPQVAITSYASFRQDVEQYEKNQYQYLILDEAQVMKNSQTKIAQYLRKFDVPHTFALSGTPIENHVEELWSIFQIVLPGLFPGKKEFKQLSPETISHYVKPFIMRRKKSEVLQELPDLIEMTYKNELADDQKTIYLAQLKQMQDRILSSSEEELNRSKMEILSGLMRLRQICDTPSLFLEDYTGESGKLDSLRELLEQIKDGNQRVLIFSQFRGMLDIIEKELDALKMTSFKITGSTPANERQDMTNAFNSGQGDAFLISLKAGGVGLNLTGADTVILVDLWWNPAVEDQAIGRAHRMGQDKNVEVYRMITRGTIEEKIQELQTSKRHLVSTILDGTETRSSLSIEEIREILGISVE; translated from the coding sequence ATGGCAAAATTAATTCCTGGGAAAATCCGTTCAGAAGGAATCCTTCTCTATGAAAACGGCAAAGTAACCCTACAGGAAATGAAAAATCAGTACCTCTATTTCAGAATTGACAATGACTCCCTCCGATATAGCCTGGATGATCAAGCAATTTTTTGTAGTTGTGATTTTTTCCAGAAGAAAAAATTCTGTGTGCATTTAGCTGCGGGTGAAGCCTTTTTAAAAAATGATGAAAAAGGGAAGGAACTCTTGCTTGGTTTGGAGCAATATGCAACAGAAAGCCAAGAAACAAAGGAAAAAGTATCCTTTGGAAGTTTGTTTTTAGATCAGGTCCTACCAAAAATTGAAAGTAAAGAGATCCGTTTTGGTCTCTCAGCAACCGGTCATGTGGACGACTATTCTGGTCAGTTTTTGTGGACCCTTCGTATCTATCGCAGACCGGATGAGAGAACGTATGTAGTGCGGGATGTTGTGGCTTTTTTGCAAGCTATCAGAAAGCAGTCCCATTTTGCGATTGGGAAAAGTTATTACGAGCCGATTTCCTATGCGGCCTTTGACCCTGAAAGTCGCGCCTTGATACGATTCTTAGAAGGGTTATTATCGGGGGACACGGTACATGATGCTCTATTCTTTCCAAATGGAGGCCGTCACCTTTACTTTCCAATGAGCTTCTTTGAAGAGGCTGTGCAATTATTGATGGATTTACCGTCCTTTACCCTTGAAGTCGGGATGGATACCTATCAGGAAGTTTTCTTTCAAGAACTCCAGGAAGATTCAGGCTTGTTTTCTTTCCAAGTCGTGGAAATGAAGGAGTTTATCGAACTACAGGTCCAAGTGGCTTCCTATAAAATGGTGGAAGGTCGCTTTCTTTTGGTAAATGGCCATTTTTACCAAATCTCCCCACTGCAAAAGATTTTGATTGAGGCTGTTCAGAGTTTACCCCTATCTAGTGATCAGAAGAGACATGTTCAATTTGATTTGTCAGATCAGACCAAATTGACCTATAGCTTAGAGCAATTCAGGAAAATTGGTGAGGTGAAAGCACCAAGTAACTTTTATATCCATGATTTTCAACCTCACTTTACTTTTGATTTATCTGAACAGGGAGAAGTGTTGTTAGAAGTAGCATTTGTCTACGAAGATTGTATCGTTTGCTCTGACCAAGAACTTAAGAATCTGCCTTATTCCAGTAATTTTGATAAGGAACGTTTGGTTTTTGAAACCATTTTGGCAGCTGGTTTTACCAATCACTTTCAAACCAAACGGTCTCCTCTTCTTCCTAAACAAATCTATCCTTTCTTTCAGCAGACCCTTCCATTATTTGAACAACTAGGAGAGGTGGACGCTTCGGAGAAATTGTTGGATTTGTATCAGGTGGAGAAGCCCAAGATTGACATTCAAACCAGTGGACGACTGCTTGAAATCGGTTTTGAATTTGACTCCATTGATCCTTCTGAAGTTGACCAAGTCATGAGTGCCTTAATCGAGAAGAATGACTATTACATCAGTCAAACAGGGAAGGTCCTTATCTTTGATGAAGAAACCAAGCGTATCAGTCAGACCTTATTGAATCTTCGCGCAAAGAAGACAAAAACAGGTCAGTTGCAGACCAATCGCATTGCAGCTTTCCAGCTCTCCCAGTTATTTGAGACAGCTGACAATGTCCGATTTTCTGAAGAGTTTCGTCATTTGGCTCATGATTTGATTCATCCAGAGCAATTTCCATTAGGTAAGCTGCAAGTAACAGCTAAACTACGAGATTATCAGGAACTAGGAGTCCGCTGGCTATCCATGCTCAATCACTACGGCTTTGGGGGAATTTTGGCAGATGATATGGGACTTGGAAAGACACTCCAGACTATTGCCTTTCTCTCGAGTGTTGTGACAGCAGATTCTAAGATTTTGATCTTAGCTCCATCTAGTTTAATCTATAATTGGAAAGAGGAGTTCGAAAAGTTCGCCCCACAAATGAAAGTAGAGGTCATTTATGGCCTTAAAGCAAGTCGCGACGAGATTATTGCAAGCAATCCTCAGGTAGCGATTACCAGTTATGCTTCCTTCCGTCAGGACGTAGAGCAATACGAAAAAAATCAGTACCAATACTTAATCTTGGATGAAGCGCAGGTCATGAAAAATTCCCAAACCAAAATTGCTCAATACTTACGGAAATTCGATGTTCCTCATACTTTTGCTTTGTCGGGAACACCAATAGAAAACCATGTGGAGGAACTCTGGTCGATTTTCCAAATTGTTCTTCCTGGTTTATTTCCCGGTAAAAAAGAATTTAAACAATTGAGTCCAGAGACCATTTCTCACTACGTCAAGCCTTTTATCATGAGACGGAAAAAAAGTGAAGTCTTGCAGGAACTTCCGGATCTGATAGAGATGACCTATAAGAATGAATTGGCTGACGATCAAAAAACAATCTATTTGGCTCAGTTGAAGCAAATGCAAGACCGCATTCTAAGCTCTTCTGAAGAGGAACTCAATCGCAGTAAGATGGAAATCTTATCTGGCCTGATGCGTCTTCGTCAAATTTGTGATACGCCATCCCTCTTTTTAGAGGATTATACTGGGGAAAGCGGGAAGTTGGATAGCCTTCGAGAACTGCTAGAGCAGATCAAAGACGGCAACCAACGTGTCTTGATCTTCTCACAATTTAGGGGTATGTTGGATATCATTGAAAAAGAGTTGGATGCTCTGAAGATGACTTCTTTTAAAATCACGGGATCTACGCCAGCTAATGAACGCCAAGACATGACCAATGCCTTTAATTCCGGTCAAGGAGATGCCTTTCTCATTTCCTTGAAAGCAGGTGGAGTTGGTTTGAATTTGACAGGTGCGGACACGGTTATTCTAGTTGACCTATGGTGGAACCCTGCGGTAGAAGATCAAGCCATTGGCCGTGCCCATCGAATGGGACAAGATAAGAATGTTGAGGTCTACCGGATGATCACTCGAGGGACCATTGAAGAAAAAATACAAGAGCTCCAGACCAGCAAACGTCATTTAGTTTCTACCATATTAGATGGTACCGAAACGCGCTCTAGTCTTTCTATTGAAGAAATTCGGGAAATTTTGGGTATTTCGGTGGAATAA
- the der gene encoding ribosome biogenesis GTPase Der, protein MALPTVAIVGRPNVGKSTLFNRIAGERISIVEDVEGVTRDRIYATAEWLNHQFSIIDTGGIDDVDAPFMEQIKHQAEIAMDEADVIVFVVSGKEGITDADEYVARMLYKTHKPVILAVNKVDNPEMRNDIYDFYALGLGEPLPVSSVHGIGTGDVLDAIVENLPTDREAENPDVIKFSLIGRPNVGKSSLINAILGEDRVIASPVAGTTRDAIDTHFTDAEGQEYTMIDTAGMRKSGKVYENTEKYSVMRAMRAIDRSDVVLMVLNAEEGIREYDKRIAGFAHEAGKGMIIVVNKWDTLEKDNHTMKQWEDDIRDQFQYLSYAPIIFVSALTKQRLHKLPDMIKQISDSQNTRIPSAVLNDVIMDAIAINPTPTDKGKRLKIFYATQVATKPPTFVVFVNEEELMHFSYLRFLENQIRKAFVFEGTPIHLIARKRK, encoded by the coding sequence ATGGCTTTACCTACTGTTGCCATTGTAGGACGTCCTAATGTCGGGAAATCCACGCTCTTTAACCGGATTGCCGGTGAGCGGATCTCCATTGTCGAGGATGTCGAAGGAGTTACTCGGGACCGTATTTATGCAACGGCGGAGTGGCTAAACCACCAATTTAGTATTATCGATACTGGCGGGATTGATGACGTGGACGCACCTTTCATGGAGCAAATCAAGCACCAAGCTGAGATTGCCATGGATGAAGCCGACGTCATTGTCTTTGTAGTATCTGGAAAAGAAGGGATTACCGATGCGGATGAATATGTCGCTCGGATGCTCTACAAGACTCACAAACCAGTCATTTTAGCAGTCAATAAAGTGGATAATCCAGAGATGCGAAATGACATCTATGATTTCTACGCTCTAGGCCTGGGAGAACCCTTGCCAGTGTCATCTGTACACGGGATTGGTACAGGGGATGTCTTGGATGCCATCGTTGAAAATCTTCCAACGGATCGCGAAGCAGAAAATCCAGACGTCATTAAGTTTAGTTTGATTGGTCGTCCAAATGTTGGAAAATCAAGCTTGATCAATGCCATCCTTGGAGAAGACCGCGTCATTGCTAGTCCTGTGGCTGGGACTACGCGAGATGCGATTGACACCCATTTCACGGATGCTGAAGGCCAAGAATATACCATGATTGATACTGCAGGAATGCGGAAATCTGGTAAGGTCTATGAAAATACAGAGAAGTATTCTGTGATGCGAGCTATGCGGGCTATCGATCGTTCGGATGTAGTCTTGATGGTCTTGAATGCGGAAGAAGGTATCCGAGAGTACGATAAGCGGATTGCCGGATTTGCCCATGAAGCAGGAAAAGGGATGATTATCGTGGTCAATAAGTGGGATACCCTTGAAAAGGATAACCACACCATGAAGCAATGGGAAGATGATATTCGCGATCAATTCCAATATCTTTCTTATGCTCCCATTATCTTTGTCTCTGCATTGACCAAACAACGCTTGCACAAGCTACCAGACATGATCAAGCAAATTAGTGATAGCCAAAATACTCGCATTCCTTCAGCTGTCTTGAACGATGTCATTATGGATGCTATTGCCATTAATCCGACACCGACAGATAAAGGAAAACGCCTGAAAATCTTCTATGCGACTCAGGTTGCTACCAAGCCACCAACTTTTGTGGTCTTTGTCAATGAAGAAGAACTCATGCATTTCTCTTATCTTCGTTTCTTGGAAAATCAAATTCGGAAAGCCTTTGTCTTTGAAGGGACCCCGATTCACTTGATCGCTCGGAAACGGAAGTAG